Proteins encoded together in one Desulfovibrio sp. UCD-KL4C window:
- a CDS encoding baseplate J/gp47 family protein, translating to MSIPVKKTLDEIREEIFTRINEVQDEYAAKGWLPNRLNLNKGVVRGLIEVFAFSLFKLYELLAIILENAFPKTATGEWSDLHSDQVELVRKSATKATGTVIFTGEQSGNIKIPAGRILKTAPDGTGAVYRFITKQDAIIPDGQTTINVPVEAEEYGRGPNAAPGQISEISTSVPKVTSVANGSDWLSSEGADTETDAQLGERYVLRWQEKNGCTKYAYASWVMSVPGVIAVTILDQHPRGQGTVDVVVKGAAGVPTEDLLEKVRAAIASQFPINDDWIAKGPEPIHVVIRAELVLVSGSPEAIKATAENRIRALFTDPTTVAGISPLQIGEDLTIDRLISTVGIGGNIKSINWPSPAEDTAVAADGLAVLSELVITTSWAAEA from the coding sequence ATGTCAATCCCCGTTAAAAAGACACTTGATGAAATACGCGAAGAAATATTCACCCGGATAAATGAAGTTCAGGACGAATATGCGGCTAAGGGATGGCTTCCAAATCGGCTTAATCTGAATAAAGGAGTCGTGCGCGGACTTATAGAAGTTTTCGCTTTCAGCTTGTTCAAACTTTACGAGCTGCTTGCCATCATTCTTGAAAACGCCTTCCCCAAAACCGCAACCGGTGAATGGTCAGACCTTCATTCCGATCAGGTCGAACTTGTCCGCAAATCTGCGACTAAAGCAACCGGGACTGTAATCTTTACTGGCGAACAGTCTGGCAACATCAAAATACCAGCTGGGCGTATCCTTAAAACTGCACCGGATGGAACCGGAGCCGTATACCGCTTTATTACCAAACAGGATGCAATCATACCCGATGGCCAGACAACTATAAACGTACCCGTCGAGGCCGAGGAGTACGGACGCGGGCCGAATGCCGCCCCCGGACAAATCAGTGAAATTTCAACGTCAGTGCCTAAAGTGACCAGCGTGGCCAATGGTTCAGATTGGCTTTCTTCCGAAGGCGCAGACACCGAAACAGATGCCCAACTAGGAGAGCGCTACGTGCTGCGCTGGCAAGAAAAGAACGGCTGTACAAAATATGCTTATGCAAGCTGGGTCATGTCTGTTCCCGGAGTAATCGCTGTCACAATTCTTGATCAACATCCGCGCGGACAAGGCACGGTTGACGTTGTAGTTAAAGGGGCTGCCGGAGTTCCAACCGAGGATTTGCTTGAGAAAGTACGCGCCGCCATCGCCAGCCAATTTCCAATTAATGACGACTGGATAGCGAAAGGTCCGGAGCCGATCCACGTTGTGATCCGCGCGGAGTTGGTCCTCGTGTCCGGCTCTCCTGAAGCAATTAAAGCGACCGCTGAAAACCGTATCCGCGCATTATTCACAGACCCTACAACCGTTGCCGGAATTTCTCCACTCCAGATAGGCGAAGACCTTACTATTGATCGCCTAATCTCTACTGTCGGAATCGGCGGAAATATTAAATCTATCAACTGGCCTTCTCCCGCCGAAGACACTGCCGTAGCTGCCGACGGTCTGGCTGTTCTTTCAGAACTAGTCATAACAACAAGCTGGGCTGCTGAGGCGTAG
- a CDS encoding baseplate assembly protein produces MTAIYGQDIALDDDFQAKVAANGELVLTNGTDTGVQDIKLALFTYLGTLFYDVDHGSTMQDWIKEESTSTTRSAFCIEVTRCINTDPRVVPMSPNCKILSWNETGITASTSWRFIDETHPFNIIFEVGSDGKIKEVMADVNPR; encoded by the coding sequence ATGACCGCAATTTACGGCCAAGACATAGCCCTTGATGATGATTTTCAAGCCAAGGTTGCAGCTAATGGCGAGCTGGTGCTGACAAACGGAACTGATACGGGCGTGCAGGATATCAAGCTTGCCTTGTTCACTTACTTAGGAACGCTATTTTATGACGTGGACCACGGCAGCACAATGCAAGATTGGATCAAAGAAGAATCCACCAGCACGACACGCAGCGCATTCTGTATCGAAGTAACCCGCTGTATCAACACTGATCCCCGCGTCGTGCCCATGTCTCCGAACTGCAAAATTTTAAGCTGGAATGAAACCGGAATAACAGCAAGCACCAGCTGGCGATTCATAGACGAAACACACCCGTTCAATATTATTTTTGAAGTCGGTAGTGATGGCAAAATCAAAGAGGTAATGGCTGATGTCAATCCCCGTTAA
- a CDS encoding baseplate assembly protein translates to MGTDLLTLLKRIVELAMPNLRTYYRITRKAKVVDTYASDGSYWADIQPLRNDESVDDTEPVIPKVEIPIIWAGPNRGVVCPPLPGTFCDLTYYDGDPDYPRISNFRWHVSAAPKCEVDGFIIQQQPGVHIKIDAESNIIHFTPANRISEIGKDRTSKVGDTQLENIGKSNTRMVGEDETITVSKNKTENVEGHRVSNITGDDLTTAATWTIEVPGPARVESNERIEVIAPEIELRGNLTSTGENGEIGTAEERTNKTHEGSLKLIGNLTVEGDITTTGNSDAGTRSGGKL, encoded by the coding sequence ATGGGTACTGATCTGCTTACGCTCCTTAAGCGCATAGTCGAGCTGGCAATGCCTAATTTGCGCACATACTACCGCATAACTCGCAAAGCAAAAGTTGTGGACACTTATGCTTCAGACGGTTCTTACTGGGCTGATATTCAACCGCTCCGCAATGATGAATCTGTGGATGATACCGAGCCGGTGATTCCAAAAGTTGAAATCCCGATTATCTGGGCCGGACCTAATCGTGGTGTCGTCTGTCCTCCGCTTCCCGGCACTTTTTGTGATCTGACTTATTACGATGGCGACCCGGACTATCCACGTATTTCAAATTTTCGCTGGCATGTTTCCGCTGCGCCTAAATGTGAAGTTGACGGCTTTATCATTCAGCAACAGCCGGGCGTGCATATCAAGATAGATGCCGAGTCGAACATTATCCATTTCACTCCGGCCAACCGGATCAGCGAAATAGGCAAAGACCGCACCAGCAAGGTCGGGGACACTCAACTTGAGAATATTGGAAAAAGCAACACCCGCATGGTCGGAGAGGACGAAACTATCACTGTCAGTAAAAACAAGACTGAAAATGTCGAAGGTCATAGGGTTTCAAACATCACCGGCGATGACCTGACCACAGCCGCAACTTGGACCATTGAGGTTCCCGGCCCGGCTCGCGTCGAATCAAATGAACGAATTGAAGTCATAGCTCCTGAAATCGAACTGCGTGGAAACCTGACATCAACCGGGGAAAACGGAGAAATCGGCACTGCCGAAGAGCGCACAAATAAGACGCACGAGGGAAGTTTAAAACTTATCGGAAATCTAACTGTCGAAGGCGACATTACCACCACTGGCAACAGCGATGCTGGGACAAGATCTGGCGGTAAATTATGA